From Cucumis melo cultivar AY chromosome 3, USDA_Cmelo_AY_1.0, whole genome shotgun sequence:
AATTTTCCAAAAAGGAACACGCATATTATAACAGAATCTACCTCTACCACAAACATACTTCAGAGATTCAGTATAAAGGCATGAAAAGTGAAAATCCTAAAAATAGAGAGTCCAATACAACGTAAACTGGAGCCATTGGGCACAAAACCGAACAGCACGTTAAGAGACAAAGAGATACGAATCATAtagcaacaaaatatttaatattttcatcgAAATAGGATACAGGAacaaggaaaaaggaaaaaaaaaaaaaaaaaacaagcacAATAATCCAATGGCGGAAACATAGAGAGTAAAAGACAAATACCAGAATTACATGCTTGTTCTTAACATCGACCTTCAAGTCCGATGAGATTGTAGGAGCACCATTAGAGTGAGTACCGAAACCATATGATTCGACACGAACGAAGTCAACAGCGATTGGAATATTGATGTGGCGGACCAAGTCGGCGAGGAAGATGAAAGCTCCGGTGGCGACGCCGACGAGGACTGGCGGGGAAGAGGCTCCGTGGAAGGCGATGGAGATTTGGGAGGCAAGGTCAGAGACTCGAGCCGAAATTTGGTCGTGGGTCCAGAGCACTCTCTCAATATGAGAGTGAACTGCCATGGACGAGGGTAGGTTGGGATGACCGGCCAAATGACAATGAATTTGATATGCTCTCATCTCACCATATTCCACCCTCTAAACTTTAATTTAGATACCCAACCAAATTTTACGTTCTTCTTATTTGTAAACATTTTTAAATCAGCCTAACTTATcccattttctatttttcatttaagtgtttttatttaattaaaaaaacattttgatGCAATTTTAGGAACAAAAACTATCTTCCAGTTTTGACCCTAAGCTTTTAatcgttttcaaaattataagaATGTATTTCTTTTAACGGTTAGTGTTGAAcaggaaattttgaccaattaaatcacTCCACGTCATCACAgaaaaattgagataattataatttgattggatttgggtagtcaagttttctcatacccaacctagtacaaggccctaaaaaaaattgggtcaaagaaataatggacccgagcttGCACAAATAAGTGGGCCGAGttcgagcccaccaagcaaatggatccaagcccaaaccgatcgagcaaatgggtccgagcccaagcctgtcaagaaaacaggtccaagctcaagcccaacaagcagatgggtccaagctcaaacccaacaagcagatgggcccaggcctaagcccgcccaacaagcaaatgggcccaagcccacctaaagcccatcgagattctctataaatagagaccttctcattcattttgggaggacctttgattgaagagaagaatcgaagctctgaagaattggagacaaaaacttctgaagactctcaagacgtgcaagttatcatcaacctcaaaatcaaccttctgaaagatcgaagacttggaagatcaaactttccttgaattccagaagattgaagcttgaattgacttgtagttacaacttcttgaagatcgaagaccacgaagttctaaattttattttttattcgagagaaagaatcaaaggagtaaatattagaaattgtatccacaatacataaatcaatacaaagttcgattccgcaaattaaatttctcctaaaatctcgtgtgaacaatttggcacgcccagtgggaccatctctacctttcatctctttctctttttgaagaacatcca
This genomic window contains:
- the LOC103496579 gene encoding uncharacterized protein LOC103496579 codes for the protein MRAYQIHCHLAGHPNLPSSMAVHSHIERVLWTHDQISARVSDLASQISIAFHGASSPPVLVGVATGAFIFLADLVRHINIPIAVDFVRVESYGFGTHSNGAPTISSDLKVDVKNKHVILVEDIVDTGNTLSCLIAHMEVKGASSVSVCTFLDKPTRRQVNFQLVGEGKFYSGFQCPDYFVVGYGMDFAELYRNLPYVGILKPECYQ